The bacterium DNA segment TCATGGGAGTGCTGGGCATATCCGTTTCATTTCTTCCTCAGGAAATACTGCGCAGCGAAGGCATTGAACCTGCAGTTCTCCCTGTGTTGTTACTGCAAATCCTCGGAGCTCTTCTCATGGCATTCGCGATGGTCAACTGGATGGCCAAAGATATTCTTATCGGCGGAATTTACAGCAGGCCTGTTGCGGTGGGAAACTTTATGCATTTTATGGTTGGCGCGCTGGCGCTGATCAAAGGAGCATTCAAGAACCCCGATATGCCAGTTCTATGGGCGGCGGGTGTTATCTATATCGTATTTGCCGTGGGATTTGCTATAGTCCTTTTTTTCCATCCAACTAAAATAAACATTGACAATCCGTAATCTTTTACCTTAACTTTCCTTTGTTCGTTATCCAAATCTTGCTTATCTGACATCTGCCCCAGATGTATTATTCAATGAACTACCAAATCTAAAAGAGGAGAAACTATCATGAAACACATTTCTATCAAGCCACTAATGGCAAATCTTGTCTTGTCTTGTCTTGTCTTGTCTTGTCTTGCACAGATGAACAGACCAACGTAAAAGATGATGGTCAAATTTCATTTAGTATGCCTCTGTCTGTAGCTAAAACACAAGCCGGAATCCAAATTGATAGCGTTCGTGTAAATTTAAGTGGGCCCACAAATACGAGTGGCAATTTAGTAATTTCCAATGATTCTACAGTAGCTTCTGGTTCATTTAATAATTTAGTTGCTGGAGAATACTCAATTTCTATTCTTGCGTTTGCAAACCATGATACGGTCGCTACTGGATCTGGAAATGCCACGGTCATACCTGGACAGATTACAAATGCAACTATAACACTGACCCTCTTAACTGGTGGTTTGAATATTAATGTAAATTGGAGCATACCTCAAACGATAGTTTATGTAAAAGATGTGGCAGGTATTCAACAGATTTGTACAATCAATACAGATAGTACCAACTTTACAATCCTTACATCTTTTTCCTCCAATCCTTCAACAATTGGAAAGCCGGCGTATTCACCAGACGGAAACAAGATTGCATTTTATCTTAATGATGGATCTGGCATAAATATATGGGTTATGAATTCTAATGGCTCAAATCTAACTCAGGTGACATTTAACAATGAATCGTTCATAGGAGAAAGACCTGAATTCTCTTCAACATCTGATGTATTATATTATCGTCGAACAACCGGGGCAGGTGCTGCTTCAATCTGGAGGGTTGACATTAATGGTCAAAATGACAGCTTATACAATGACTTCTCTGGTAACGAATATATGATAGAGTTCATTGGAAACAGTTATCTGATGTTTTTTGTCCATGGCGGAGGTATCTATCGAACAAATAGCCTCATTGATTTGGCTTCAACTTTATTGATTAGCGGAGCTCAATATCCTGCTGTCAATCATGATTTAACAAAACTTGCATACGCTGGTTCCGGGTTTAATTCAATATGGATTTCTAATCTTGATGGAACATCACCTCTACTTTTAAAGGATGAAGGTGTATTTAGTGGCTCAGTATCGTTTACAAAAGACGGCCAATATGTTGTATATAGTAGGAATGGCGCCACTATCAAAATTGTAAAGATTGATGGCAGTGCGGAAAAAATAATTACTGATGGCTGGGACCCTATGGCAAAACCAAATTAATCACTTGATTCTGGTCTTTTGAGGGCAGATACCGGAAATCATACAAAAAAATAAGATTGTTCTCGTATTTCACCAAATGCATTTTATCGATTAACAAAAAAAGCAATTCCGCATATTCGGAGTTGCTTTTTTTATTCTGCCAGAATTTCCCTTAACGAAGTAAGAAAATTTACAGTTTCTTTACTACCTTTTACTCAGACTCAATAAATGATTTTCAATCTCGGCCATATCCAATTCTTTCAACTCACTCCGGTGCATCCACTTAAAGATCTCAATCTCTAACGCAATCCCGTCCAAATCCGGTTGCTGCTTCTTAACGACCAACTTGGCAAAATATTTACCTGACGCATACAAACGCCCTGTCTTATGCAGCCTTTCTTCGGGGCTCATCGCCGAGATAAGCTCAAGCATCTGTTTTTCAATTTCGGGATGTGTGTCGTTCATAATAATTGTCTAACTATACATCTGTCAGCCCAAAATACCGAGCGTGTCATTCTTGTAAGAATCTTTTTTGAATCATAGATTGCGCGTTGCAAAAAAAAGGATTCTTACAAGAATGACAACGGCTTTTTTTGATTTCCTTTTTTTCTTGATTTCCATTAATCCCTAATTAGTCAAAAAACATCTGGAGAGAAGTAACCATTACTCGTTCGATTCCGGTTTGGTGTCTTTTAATTATTTTCAGCTCTCTCACATCTCCCTGATCTCAATTCCAATACTTCTCTTTTTTAACTCCTCGATGAATTTTTCCGCCGGCACACAGAGTTCCTGCGGGATAGCGCCTTTTTCAGTAATTTCTCCAGCCGACATCATTTGAGCGATCACCGAAATCGGATAGGACGTCAGCCGCATCATAGCGGTTATGTTATTTGCCGCATCGCCGTAATCGATAATTTGATACTGTATACGACGCGGTGTGCCATTCTTCTTTCCTTCGACAACCACGCGCACTAAAACGCAATCTTTACCATCCATGGTGAGTTTGTCCGTGATTAAACTCGACAGTAATTCGCGTGGAGTGATTTTCTGGTCGCCAAGTTTATACGGTTTACTGTCCATCAATCCGAGATCGAAAAGCGTCTTGAACTGCGCGCAATGGCCGGGATAACGGATCGTTTTATAATCGAGGTTCTTAACTTTTCCTTTGTAAGTCTGGGGTAATGTGGATGTTCCGCCGGATGTGTTGAATGCTTCCAATTTGCCGAACGGCGCGGGAAATTCAAGTTCCTCCACATCGATCAACGGTTCTTCTTCAATGATTTTACCATCGCGGATCTTGACGCACGATTCAACGTACTCATTGATCAGACCGTGTACCGAAAAAACAAGTTTATAATTCATCGGCGGTTTCGGATCCACCGGCAGTCCGCCTACCCGAATCTTCACATTATCTGTCTCATCCATCTTCGCCATCCCGTGCGCGACCAGCACAGAAACCATACCCGGCGCTAATCCGCAGTCAGGAACGATGGTGACAAGTTTTTTCTTTGCTTTTTCGTGCAGTTCCAGTTCCTGATTCACGATCGTATTATTTCCGCCGAGATCGCAGAAATTGCATCCGTTGACGATCGCAAGTTTAGCCAATTTAAAATTGTATTTGTACGTCACTGCACTGACAACCGTATCGCAGCCCTGCATCAGTTTGGTAACTTCTTTATCATCGTCGATGTCCAGTTTCTTGTATTTGATCCGCAATTCGTTAGGATCGTTGATCAACGCTTCCGTTTCTTTAAGCTGTTTCGGATCATGGTCTGCGACCACGAGCCCTTCTAGTTTTGGGTTACGCATCATGTCAAATACGACCGCGCGTCCCATGAGCCCTGCGCCGAGAACTAAAATTTTCATATCTTTCTCTCCAAATTTATTTTCTGATCAGTTTGCATCCAAAAAATCCACTGAGTTTATGTTCAAATGGTTTTATATAAAAAAATCCATTACTATCGATAAAGGGAATAAATTTTCCATGATGATCGGCGCTCATTCTGAATCGGGTATCCGTTGCCAGAAAATGACGAATGATATTTTCGTTTTCATCCGGATTCAAAGTGCACGTTCCGTAGATCAATTCCCCGCCGTCTTTCACAAATCGGGCATAATAATTTAATAAAGTTATTTGTTCCGCGGCTAATGTAGAAAAACTTTCCGGGTCAAACCGCCACTTAATATCGGGGTTTCGTCCAAGAACACCCAGGCCACTGCAGGGCGCATCAATGACGACTTTGTCCACTTTGCCTGTCCAGTGTTCTGCCGTTTCCGCAGCATGTAAATCCACAATCTCGATATTGGTGCTCCCCGACCTTGTAGATCTTTTTCTTAGTTTTTCAAGAGAGCGAGGATTGGTATCCGTCGCAAGTATTTTTCCTTTGTTATTCATGGCCGCGGAAAAATATAACGACTTCCCGCCCGCACCTGCGCAGGCATCGATCACGGTATGATTAGGTTGCGGGTTGCACCATGCGGCGAATAGCAGACTCGATTCGTCCTGAATTTCAAATGCGCCGTCCTTAAAACTCTGCGTAGAAAATATTTCGCCCTGGCCTAACACATTAAAACCGTTTTCTGCATGCCGGCACTCACTCACTTGAAATCCGTCGCGCTCAAGGTTTG contains these protein-coding regions:
- a CDS encoding saccharopine dehydrogenase: MKILVLGAGLMGRAVVFDMMRNPKLEGLVVADHDPKQLKETEALINDPNELRIKYKKLDIDDDKEVTKLMQGCDTVVSAVTYKYNFKLAKLAIVNGCNFCDLGGNNTIVNQELELHEKAKKKLVTIVPDCGLAPGMVSVLVAHGMAKMDETDNVKIRVGGLPVDPKPPMNYKLVFSVHGLINEYVESCVKIRDGKIIEEEPLIDVEELEFPAPFGKLEAFNTSGGTSTLPQTYKGKVKNLDYKTIRYPGHCAQFKTLFDLGLMDSKPYKLGDQKITPRELLSSLITDKLTMDGKDCVLVRVVVEGKKNGTPRRIQYQIIDYGDAANNITAMMRLTSYPISVIAQMMSAGEITEKGAIPQELCVPAEKFIEELKKRSIGIEIREM